The Mucilaginibacter mallensis genome has a segment encoding these proteins:
- a CDS encoding thiamine pyrophosphate-dependent enzyme, translating to MSKQVADQLVEMLVENGVKRIYAVTGDSLNHLNDAVRRSGKIKWIHVRHEEVGAYAAAAEAELEGGLACCAGSCGPGHIHLINGLYDAHRTGVPVIAIASTINTPEFGQDYFQSTNTIKLFDDCSCYNQVATTAAQAPRMFQSAIQHAINHKGVAVFGLPGDVSAMPAEESTASRQNFRCDTILRPADHELQSLADILNKHPKITIFCGFGAREAHDEVVQLAAALQAPIGYSFRGKMGMQYDNPYEVGMTGLLGLPSAYHSMHESDVVLLLGTDFPYVPFMPVNNKIIQIDEKPEKLGRRAKLELGLCGNIKDTVEALLPLITKKEDDSFLKAQLNLYDKVKHHLQTYVDNVGAEDLIQPEYVASVINELAAKDAIFTLDTGMSCVWGARYIQATGQRKFLGSFNHGSMANAMPMAIGAALCYPGRQVFALCGDGGLSMLLGDLATIKQYNLPIKLIVFNNRALGMVKLEMEVDGLPDNETDMVNPDFALVAQAMGFKGITVHHQGDVKGAMEQAIKETGPVLLNILTNPNALAMPPKIEWEQAKGYAITMGKLMLGGRMDEVMDIIRSNYKHLLDVI from the coding sequence ATGAGCAAACAAGTAGCAGATCAACTGGTAGAAATGCTGGTAGAAAACGGTGTAAAAAGAATTTACGCCGTTACCGGAGATAGCTTAAATCACCTGAATGATGCAGTAAGACGAAGTGGCAAAATAAAATGGATACACGTAAGGCATGAAGAAGTTGGCGCCTACGCAGCCGCTGCAGAAGCGGAACTGGAAGGGGGGCTTGCCTGTTGTGCAGGGAGCTGCGGCCCGGGGCATATACATCTCATCAACGGGCTTTATGATGCACACCGTACAGGGGTACCGGTAATTGCTATTGCCTCAACTATAAACACACCTGAATTTGGCCAGGATTATTTTCAGAGCACCAATACTATAAAATTGTTTGATGATTGCAGCTGCTACAACCAAGTGGCAACTACTGCGGCGCAGGCCCCGCGTATGTTCCAGTCGGCTATTCAACATGCCATTAATCATAAGGGAGTAGCCGTGTTCGGCTTGCCGGGCGATGTATCGGCCATGCCCGCAGAAGAAAGCACTGCATCAAGGCAAAATTTTAGATGTGATACGATTTTAAGGCCTGCGGATCATGAATTGCAATCCCTTGCCGATATACTTAATAAACATCCGAAGATCACTATATTCTGTGGATTTGGTGCCCGTGAGGCGCACGATGAAGTAGTACAGCTTGCTGCTGCGCTACAGGCCCCTATAGGCTACTCTTTCCGCGGTAAAATGGGGATGCAATATGATAACCCCTATGAAGTAGGTATGACCGGCTTGTTGGGGCTGCCCTCCGCGTATCATAGCATGCACGAATCAGATGTTGTGTTACTGCTTGGCACCGATTTCCCTTATGTGCCTTTTATGCCGGTTAATAACAAGATTATACAAATTGATGAAAAACCCGAAAAACTGGGCAGGCGGGCAAAGCTGGAGCTGGGCCTATGCGGGAATATCAAAGACACTGTTGAGGCATTATTGCCCTTGATCACAAAAAAGGAAGACGACAGCTTTTTGAAAGCGCAGCTGAACCTGTATGATAAGGTAAAACATCACCTGCAAACCTACGTGGATAATGTTGGCGCGGAAGACCTGATACAACCGGAGTATGTTGCCTCCGTAATAAATGAATTGGCAGCAAAAGACGCCATCTTCACCCTTGATACGGGGATGAGCTGCGTGTGGGGTGCCCGGTACATACAAGCCACAGGTCAGCGGAAATTCCTCGGTTCGTTTAATCATGGCTCCATGGCTAATGCTATGCCTATGGCCATTGGCGCTGCTCTATGTTATCCGGGCAGACAGGTGTTTGCTTTGTGTGGCGATGGTGGCCTGTCTATGTTACTTGGGGACCTGGCTACCATCAAACAATACAACTTGCCAATAAAGCTAATCGTATTTAATAACCGCGCCCTGGGGATGGTAAAACTGGAAATGGAAGTTGATGGATTACCTGATAATGAAACAGACATGGTTAACCCCGACTTTGCCCTTGTTGCACAGGCAATGGGATTTAAAGGCATTACGGTTCACCACCAGGGAGATGTGAAGGGTGCGATGGAACAAGCTATAAAAGAAACCGGACCAGTATTGTTAAATATATTAACCAATCCAAATGCACTGGCAATGCCGCCTAAGATAGAATGGGAGCAGGCAAAGGGCTATGCCATAACCATGGGTAAATTAATGTTAGGTGGCAGGATGGATGAGGTGATGGATATCATCAGATCAAACTATAAACATCTTTTGGATGTAATTTGA
- a CDS encoding OsmC family protein: protein MAAIKASIGTELYRIEIKSPTGNVVMADEPIAKGGQDKGFSPKELLASSLGACTCATVRMYADRKAWDLEKVDADIELIEEDGQTKFIRKLQLTGKLNEEQQARLLTVANACPIHKILTHSIVIETVLV, encoded by the coding sequence ATGGCAGCAATTAAAGCAAGTATCGGCACAGAGCTTTACAGGATAGAGATTAAATCGCCAACAGGCAATGTAGTTATGGCCGATGAGCCTATTGCGAAAGGCGGACAAGACAAAGGTTTTTCACCTAAAGAATTATTAGCATCGTCCCTGGGGGCGTGTACCTGCGCTACAGTGCGCATGTATGCTGATCGCAAAGCCTGGGACCTTGAAAAAGTTGATGCAGATATTGAACTTATTGAAGAAGACGGGCAAACCAAATTTATCCGGAAGCTACAGCTTACAGGTAAACTTAATGAGGAACAACAGGCCAGGCTATTAACTGTTGCCAATGCCTGCCCTATTCATAAAATATTAACCCATTCAATCGTTATTGAAACGGTACTGGTATAA
- a CDS encoding pirin family protein: MSNINLIIEERAASIGNFMVGRLLPFREKRMVGPFIFIDHMGPVKLVERQSFDVLPHPHIGLSTLTFLFEGNIMHRDTLGNVVEIKPGAVNWMTAGKGIVHSERIPEYIHHADQMMHGLQIWVALPKELEQMEPEFFHIDGAQLPAWTAGDLQFKLVAGEAFGHKSPVPVYSKLFMIEIKSKTKQTVNIGHELYGEVGLYILNGNIESEGNIYHPKQLLVAKESALCTFTIEADSTIYLFGGEPFAEERFIDWNFVATDKELINTAKQKWIAQTFDKIKGDETEFVPYPTFNKR, from the coding sequence ATGTCAAATATCAATCTCATTATTGAAGAAAGAGCAGCCAGTATTGGTAACTTTATGGTTGGCCGGCTGCTGCCATTCCGGGAAAAAAGAATGGTTGGGCCCTTTATTTTTATTGACCACATGGGGCCGGTAAAACTAGTAGAGCGCCAAAGCTTTGATGTGCTGCCGCATCCGCACATTGGCCTTTCAACACTTACCTTTTTATTTGAGGGCAACATAATGCACAGGGATACCCTGGGAAATGTTGTAGAAATAAAGCCGGGCGCTGTAAACTGGATGACCGCCGGTAAAGGAATAGTTCATTCTGAACGGATACCAGAATATATACACCATGCCGATCAGATGATGCATGGCTTGCAGATCTGGGTTGCACTGCCAAAGGAACTGGAACAAATGGAGCCTGAGTTTTTTCATATTGATGGGGCGCAGCTACCGGCATGGACAGCCGGTGATCTGCAATTTAAGCTGGTTGCAGGCGAAGCATTTGGCCATAAATCTCCCGTTCCGGTTTATAGCAAGCTGTTTATGATCGAGATTAAAAGCAAAACAAAACAAACGGTTAATATTGGGCATGAGCTTTATGGAGAAGTAGGATTGTACATTCTCAATGGAAATATTGAAAGTGAAGGGAATATTTATCATCCCAAACAATTGTTGGTAGCCAAAGAAAGCGCGCTGTGTACTTTTACTATAGAAGCCGACAGCACCATTTACCTGTTCGGCGGGGAGCCTTTTGCCGAAGAGCGCTTTATAGATTGGAATTTTGTTGCTACCGACAAGGAGCTGATCAACACGGCTAAACAAAAATGGATAGCGCAAACATTTGACAAGATAAAAGGGGATGAAACAGAATTTGTACCCTATCCAACATTTAATAAAAGATAA
- a CDS encoding Rieske (2Fe-2S) protein, with amino-acid sequence MQRKTFLKTCGFACVSGTVFASILEGCAGSKMFTAAINNTDMLVPVTAFQNGQTAFKKYVVAQNSQLKYPVCIYRFSDTEYTALSMRCTHQGAELQVFGDRLECPAHGSQFSNRGQVKNGPADTNLRTFPVKVHNDQLLISLV; translated from the coding sequence ATGCAAAGAAAAACGTTTTTAAAAACCTGTGGTTTCGCCTGTGTGAGCGGTACAGTGTTTGCCTCCATATTGGAAGGTTGTGCAGGCAGTAAGATGTTTACAGCGGCCATTAACAATACTGATATGCTTGTGCCGGTAACGGCCTTTCAAAACGGTCAGACTGCGTTCAAGAAGTATGTAGTAGCGCAAAATTCACAGCTAAAGTACCCGGTATGCATTTACCGTTTTTCGGATACGGAATATACCGCATTATCAATGCGCTGCACACACCAGGGAGCCGAGTTACAGGTTTTTGGTGACAGGTTGGAATGCCCCGCGCATGGCAGCCAATTCAGCAATAGAGGGCAGGTAAAAAATGGCCCTGCCGATACCAACCTACGTACATTTCCTGTAAAAGTTCACAACGATCAACTCCTTATTTCCTTAGTATGA
- a CDS encoding di-heme oxidoredictase family protein, whose translation MKKLYIIISISIIVASVTVVTSCSKIIPGMINPLQGLCGPTDLTSAQTLLFSKGNDQFFGNRTTATGLGPYFVATSCGSCHSSDNRGHPFTILTRFGQTDSTGNKFLARGAPQLGTFCLPGYTPEQIPAGATSTKLIAPITGGVGYIEAVPDSAILAMAAANVNNPDGVRGHPNYNTIPSYVNPLPGAIARADGKYICRFGRKAAVYDLFQQTALAYNHDMGITSSYMPFNPYNYLDQTASTVPSIPEVDNDTFNSVVFYVQCLQTPLQRNAGDATVQAGLALFIKTGCENCHKQTLTTGYSPVDGLAYQTIHPFTDLLVHDMGPGLDDHYTEGNAKTSEWRTTPLWGLGLAPGVQGGSYYLLHDGRAHSIAQAIQMHGGEAAVSAARFSKLSSQDQNTIITFLKSL comes from the coding sequence ATGAAAAAACTCTACATTATTATAAGTATTTCCATAATTGTTGCCTCGGTTACCGTTGTTACTTCCTGTTCCAAGATCATCCCCGGCATGATTAACCCGCTACAAGGTTTATGCGGGCCAACAGATTTAACCAGTGCACAAACACTGTTATTTTCGAAAGGGAATGACCAGTTTTTTGGAAATCGCACCACTGCCACCGGCTTAGGCCCGTACTTTGTTGCAACAAGTTGTGGCAGCTGCCATTCCAGCGATAATAGGGGGCATCCGTTCACTATACTAACCAGGTTCGGGCAAACCGATAGTACAGGTAATAAATTCCTCGCGCGGGGAGCGCCACAACTGGGTACTTTTTGTTTGCCAGGTTATACGCCTGAACAAATACCAGCAGGAGCGACCAGCACTAAGCTGATAGCGCCAATTACGGGAGGTGTTGGATACATTGAGGCCGTTCCGGATTCTGCTATTTTAGCTATGGCTGCCGCAAACGTTAATAATCCCGATGGGGTTAGGGGGCATCCTAATTATAACACTATCCCATCATATGTGAACCCTTTACCTGGGGCAATTGCAAGAGCTGATGGGAAATATATCTGCCGTTTCGGCCGTAAAGCAGCGGTTTATGATTTGTTTCAACAAACCGCGCTTGCTTATAACCATGATATGGGTATTACCTCCAGCTATATGCCGTTCAATCCTTATAATTATCTGGATCAGACAGCGTCAACAGTTCCATCAATTCCGGAGGTAGACAATGATACTTTTAACTCGGTTGTATTTTATGTGCAATGCCTGCAAACACCGCTTCAACGCAATGCAGGCGATGCCACCGTACAAGCGGGGCTGGCCTTATTTATAAAAACAGGCTGCGAAAACTGCCATAAACAAACCCTTACTACGGGCTATTCACCAGTTGATGGCCTGGCTTACCAAACTATTCATCCTTTTACCGATCTGTTGGTACATGATATGGGGCCTGGTTTGGATGATCATTATACAGAAGGTAATGCAAAAACTTCGGAATGGCGTACAACTCCATTGTGGGGTTTGGGCCTGGCACCGGGAGTGCAGGGTGGAAGCTATTATTTATTGCATGATGGTCGTGCGCATAGCATAGCACAGGCAATACAAATGCATGGTGGCGAAGCAGCGGTTAGCGCAGCCAGGTTCAGCAAGCTAAGCAGCCAGGATCAGAACACGATCATCACTTTCCTTAAATCGCTCTGA
- a CDS encoding PepSY-like domain-containing protein, with product MKKTILSTLMAIGITAMAIAQTVKSADVPAAVKSALMKKYPQAAKVTWEKEKGNFEANWGGKSGEDMSVQFTPGGEFVEQVVAISPAELPAGVAAYVKQHYKSAKITEAGKVTDAKGTLMYEAEVKGKDLLFDEKGDFLKQD from the coding sequence ATGAAAAAGACCATTTTAAGTACATTAATGGCTATTGGTATTACAGCAATGGCCATTGCCCAAACAGTGAAAAGTGCCGATGTTCCGGCTGCTGTAAAATCTGCTTTAATGAAAAAATATCCGCAGGCGGCCAAGGTTACCTGGGAAAAAGAGAAAGGTAACTTTGAAGCTAATTGGGGCGGTAAATCGGGTGAGGATATGTCGGTTCAGTTTACACCTGGTGGCGAATTTGTTGAACAGGTTGTTGCTATTTCTCCGGCTGAATTACCGGCTGGCGTTGCGGCTTATGTAAAGCAGCATTATAAAAGTGCTAAAATAACAGAAGCAGGTAAGGTAACGGATGCCAAAGGCACGCTAATGTATGAAGCGGAAGTGAAAGGAAAAGACCTTTTGTTTGATGAAAAGGGGGATTTTTTGAAGCAGGATTAA
- a CDS encoding DUF1569 domain-containing protein, with translation MKTVFDKATRDELINRIGTLNEGSTAQWGKMNIYQMLKHCNLAEEMYLGQKKYDRVFLGRIFGKIALKNLLKDEKPMSRNAPTSPAFIVRETSGDVTAERDKWIALTQEYANYSNPGFEHWFFGKMTKEQIGQFVYKHTDHHLRQFNS, from the coding sequence ATGAAAACAGTATTTGACAAAGCAACCCGTGATGAGCTCATCAACAGGATAGGCACACTTAACGAAGGCAGCACAGCCCAATGGGGCAAAATGAATATTTACCAGATGCTGAAACACTGTAACCTGGCTGAAGAAATGTACCTGGGCCAGAAAAAATATGACCGTGTATTCCTGGGCCGCATTTTTGGCAAAATAGCTTTGAAAAATTTATTGAAGGATGAGAAACCTATGAGCCGCAACGCCCCAACAAGCCCCGCATTTATAGTACGCGAAACCAGCGGCGATGTTACTGCCGAAAGGGATAAATGGATTGCCCTTACTCAAGAATATGCCAATTACTCAAACCCTGGGTTTGAGCACTGGTTCTTCGGCAAAATGACTAAAGAGCAGATAGGCCAGTTTGTTTATAAGCATACTGATCATCATTTGAGGCAGTTTAATAGTTAG
- a CDS encoding CRTAC1 family protein: MLTRFRNSTYLLIACTGLLITSCHRSSHEQMVELLQQLNQRNTNPKNPFDAETELASVDSMIKQTLPTVDEEQQNIKAEFELQVGHEQDAVNMYEQMLKQPDHMMVRNFMSDMGIAYMRLGERSNCMLNHNGSSCIFPIKDGGVHKIKTGSTKAIAVYEEILKRTPDDLQSRWLLNIAYMTLGEYPDKVPAAFLIPGLNVDTSGHPVKPFTDVAAGAGINLNSKAGGVIVDDFDGDGYLDVITSGLELTDRMHYFRNNGDGTFTDRTAGSGLEDMRGGLNIQQTDYNNDGKPDIFVLRGGWQRNGFGDQPSSLLRNNGDGTFTDVTIPSGLAFMHPTQTAVWADFNNDGWLDVYIGMESLSKTGNMNNHTSALYINNHDGTFTNVAAQAHCDVNDFIKGVSAADFNNDGWQDIFISTMSGRKYLLQNKCKSGRIPDFEDVAAKAGIKNTESTFTTWFYDYNNDGWPDILVSGYNFGTALGYYSAAEALGKPVPNAGNVFLYRNNHDGTFTDVTHETGLDKVVFSMGGNFGDIDNDGYPDMYFGTGNPDFRSLVPNKLFRNIDGKKFADVTTSSRTGNLQKGHGVAFADFRNNGIQDIFIEMGGAYTGDAYTSSLYLNPGQSNNNWIGLKLTGTKANRMGIGSRIKVTFTENGVQRSVYKDVNSGGSFGSSPLRQEIGIGQAKMIDDLEIRWAGSGTVQHFKNVMSNQFLGITENSNKLNIIHLKKYNFKMNMPDMPMPMAAMR, from the coding sequence ATGTTAACCCGTTTTAGAAACTCAACATACCTGCTTATTGCCTGTACAGGATTATTGATTACATCGTGCCACAGATCGTCGCATGAGCAAATGGTTGAGCTGCTGCAACAGCTTAATCAAAGAAATACAAATCCTAAAAATCCCTTTGATGCCGAAACTGAATTGGCTTCGGTTGATTCAATGATTAAACAAACTTTGCCAACCGTTGATGAGGAGCAGCAAAACATAAAAGCCGAATTTGAGCTTCAGGTAGGGCACGAGCAGGATGCCGTAAATATGTATGAGCAAATGTTGAAGCAGCCCGATCATATGATGGTGCGTAACTTTATGTCAGACATGGGGATTGCCTATATGCGTTTGGGCGAACGGAGCAATTGCATGCTGAATCACAACGGTTCATCATGCATATTCCCGATAAAGGATGGTGGGGTGCATAAAATTAAAACAGGATCAACAAAGGCTATTGCGGTTTATGAAGAGATATTGAAAAGGACACCTGACGATCTGCAATCGCGCTGGTTGCTGAATATTGCCTATATGACGCTGGGGGAATATCCTGATAAAGTACCGGCAGCTTTCTTGATCCCTGGGTTAAATGTCGATACTTCGGGCCACCCGGTAAAGCCTTTTACAGATGTGGCCGCAGGCGCGGGCATTAACCTTAACAGCAAAGCAGGAGGGGTAATTGTTGACGATTTTGATGGTGACGGTTACCTGGATGTAATTACATCGGGCCTTGAACTTACCGACCGTATGCACTATTTCAGAAATAATGGCGATGGTACATTTACTGATCGTACCGCCGGTAGTGGACTTGAAGATATGCGCGGCGGCTTAAATATTCAGCAAACGGATTATAATAATGACGGTAAGCCCGACATTTTTGTATTGCGCGGCGGCTGGCAGCGGAATGGTTTTGGCGATCAGCCGAGTTCATTGCTGCGCAATAATGGCGACGGTACTTTTACCGATGTTACCATCCCCAGCGGCTTAGCGTTTATGCATCCTACCCAAACAGCTGTATGGGCTGATTTTAATAACGATGGCTGGCTTGATGTATATATAGGCATGGAAAGCCTGAGCAAAACCGGCAATATGAATAACCATACCAGCGCATTATATATTAATAACCACGATGGTACCTTTACCAATGTAGCAGCCCAGGCGCATTGCGATGTCAATGATTTTATAAAAGGGGTAAGCGCAGCCGATTTTAATAATGATGGCTGGCAGGATATTTTTATATCGACCATGAGCGGTAGAAAATACCTGCTGCAAAATAAATGCAAGTCGGGCAGAATCCCGGATTTTGAAGATGTAGCAGCCAAGGCGGGTATTAAAAATACCGAAAGCACTTTTACCACCTGGTTTTACGATTATAACAATGATGGCTGGCCAGATATTTTGGTAAGCGGTTATAACTTTGGAACAGCATTAGGATATTATTCCGCGGCTGAGGCTTTAGGAAAACCTGTGCCAAATGCCGGGAATGTATTTTTATACCGGAATAACCACGATGGCACCTTTACCGACGTAACCCACGAAACCGGGCTCGATAAAGTGGTATTCAGCATGGGAGGTAATTTTGGCGATATTGATAATGATGGCTACCCCGATATGTACTTTGGTACGGGTAATCCCGATTTCCGCTCACTGGTACCGAATAAGCTGTTCAGAAATATTGATGGTAAAAAGTTTGCCGATGTAACTACATCATCGCGCACGGGTAATTTGCAAAAGGGGCATGGTGTGGCCTTTGCTGATTTCAGGAACAATGGCATACAGGATATTTTTATTGAAATGGGCGGCGCTTATACCGGCGATGCTTATACGAGCTCCTTATACCTTAATCCGGGCCAATCAAACAATAACTGGATAGGCCTGAAACTTACCGGGACAAAGGCAAACCGCATGGGCATTGGCTCACGTATTAAGGTAACCTTTACCGAAAACGGCGTACAGCGCAGCGTTTATAAGGATGTAAACTCGGGCGGCAGTTTTGGGTCATCGCCATTACGGCAGGAGATTGGCATTGGGCAGGCTAAAATGATTGATGACCTGGAGATCCGCTGGGCGGGCAGTGGCACGGTGCAACATTTTAAGAATGTTATGTCCAACCAGTTTCTGGGTATAACCGAGAATAGTAATAAATTGAATATAATTCATTTAAAAAAATATAATTTTAAAATGAATATGCCCGATATGCCGATGCCAATGGCGGCGATGAGGTAG